In Penaeus monodon isolate SGIC_2016 chromosome 8, NSTDA_Pmon_1, whole genome shotgun sequence, one DNA window encodes the following:
- the LOC119576177 gene encoding venom protease-like isoform X1, with amino-acid sequence MKVNLLLLLVLSVSAQVHFPGDFPEQPTDGNPATDGNLATDGNPATDGNLATDGNLATDGSLAFDAGFVELLSTTNRQNFGNIGSCITGGETGTCGPISQCPSYVPLLSQLRNRAVLSFLRRRICRLFTNTVYLCCPNNGGSSSTAFPQPQPQPQPLPQPQPQPQPSSILPSSSECGISSTIRVTGGTEIPIGSHPWLAAVGMRLTDGRFFANCGGTLISRRHVLTAAHCFDNPGIVDPSIVILGDHNLQTTADGATPQEFRIAGRRGNGYNRRTSENDIMILILDRDAFINDDVRPACLPFNDPNRDYLNRNLLVVGWGRTAFENRRTSPVPNEAYVPVVDTNQCRVYYRNVETRPVVDSRHICAGTGGQDACNGDSGGPLLYVDNSSDQYYVVGVVSFGVKCALPEFPGVYTKVGHFLGWIRNVVEST; translated from the exons ATGAAGGTCAATCTTCTTTTACTTCTAGTTCTATCAGTCAGTGCCCAAg TACATTTTCCCGGCGATTTCCCGGAGCAGCCGACTGACGGGAATCCTGCCACCGACGGGAATCTTGCCACCGACGGGAATCCTGCCACCGACGGGAATCTTGCCACCGACGGGAATCTTGCCACCGACGGTAGTCTTGCCTTCGACGCCGGCTTTGTGGAACTCTTGAGCACGACCAACCGGCAGAATTTCGGGAATATCGGTTCCTGCATAACAGGAGGAGAAACAG GGACATGCGGCCCCATCAGCCAATGCCCGTCGTATGTTCCCCTTCTGAGTCAACTGCGAAACCGCGCCGTGCTCAGTTTTCTCCGGAGAAGAATCTGCAG GCTATTTACAAACACCGTATACCTATGCTGCCCAAACAACGGAGGTTCCAGTTCAACGGCTTTTCCACAACCACAACCTCAGCCACAGCCACTACCACAACCTCAGCCACAACCACAACCGTCCAGTATTCTCCCCTCTAGTAGTGAGTGTGGCATATCGTCTACTATCCGTGTCACGGGAGGAACAGAAATACCC ATCGGGAGTCACCCGTGGCTGGCGGCCGTGGGTATGCGTCTCACGGATGGCCGCTTCTTCGCCAACTGCGGGGGCACGCTCATATCCCGCCGCCACGTGCTCACGGCCGCCCACTGCTTCGACAACCCTGGCATCGTCGATCC GTCCATCGTGATCCTGGGCGACCACAACCTGCAGACGACCGCCGACGGAGCGACCCCTCAGGAATTCCGCATCGCAGGCCGTCGCGGCAACGGATACAACCGGCGAACCAGCGAGAACGACATCATGATTCTCATTCTGGATCGGGACGCCTTTATTaatg ATGACGTTCGCCCTGCGTGTCTCCCTTTCAATGACCCGAACAGAGATTACCTGAACAGGAATCTGCTCGTGGTTGGCTGGGGGAGGACGGCATTCG AGAACCGCAGGACGTCGCCGGTGCCCAATGAGGCTTACGTGCCCGTTGTGGACACAAATCAATGCAGAGTATATTACCGCAACGTCGAGACCCGGCCTGTGGTGGACAGTCGGCATATCTGCGCTGGAACAGGAGGGCAGGACGCGTGCAAT GGTGACAGCGGAGGCCCTCTGCTCTACGTGGACAACTCCAGTGATCAGTATTACGTCGTCGGGGTTGTGTCCTTTGGGGTGAAGTGTGCCTTGCCCGAGTTCCCTGGCGTCTACACAAAAGTCGGCCATTTCTTAGGCTGGATCAGAAACGTGGTCGAGAGTACGTAA
- the LOC119576177 gene encoding venom protease-like isoform X2: MKVNLLLLLVLSVSAQVHFPGDFPEQPTDGNPATDGNLATDGNLATDGSLAFDAGFVELLSTTNRQNFGNIGSCITGGETGTCGPISQCPSYVPLLSQLRNRAVLSFLRRRICRLFTNTVYLCCPNNGGSSSTAFPQPQPQPQPLPQPQPQPQPSSILPSSSECGISSTIRVTGGTEIPIGSHPWLAAVGMRLTDGRFFANCGGTLISRRHVLTAAHCFDNPGIVDPSIVILGDHNLQTTADGATPQEFRIAGRRGNGYNRRTSENDIMILILDRDAFINDDVRPACLPFNDPNRDYLNRNLLVVGWGRTAFENRRTSPVPNEAYVPVVDTNQCRVYYRNVETRPVVDSRHICAGTGGQDACNGDSGGPLLYVDNSSDQYYVVGVVSFGVKCALPEFPGVYTKVGHFLGWIRNVVEST; the protein is encoded by the exons ATGAAGGTCAATCTTCTTTTACTTCTAGTTCTATCAGTCAGTGCCCAAg TACATTTTCCCGGCGATTTCCCGGAGCAGCCGACT GACGGGAATCCTGCCACCGACGGGAATCTTGCCACCGACGGGAATCTTGCCACCGACGGTAGTCTTGCCTTCGACGCCGGCTTTGTGGAACTCTTGAGCACGACCAACCGGCAGAATTTCGGGAATATCGGTTCCTGCATAACAGGAGGAGAAACAG GGACATGCGGCCCCATCAGCCAATGCCCGTCGTATGTTCCCCTTCTGAGTCAACTGCGAAACCGCGCCGTGCTCAGTTTTCTCCGGAGAAGAATCTGCAG GCTATTTACAAACACCGTATACCTATGCTGCCCAAACAACGGAGGTTCCAGTTCAACGGCTTTTCCACAACCACAACCTCAGCCACAGCCACTACCACAACCTCAGCCACAACCACAACCGTCCAGTATTCTCCCCTCTAGTAGTGAGTGTGGCATATCGTCTACTATCCGTGTCACGGGAGGAACAGAAATACCC ATCGGGAGTCACCCGTGGCTGGCGGCCGTGGGTATGCGTCTCACGGATGGCCGCTTCTTCGCCAACTGCGGGGGCACGCTCATATCCCGCCGCCACGTGCTCACGGCCGCCCACTGCTTCGACAACCCTGGCATCGTCGATCC GTCCATCGTGATCCTGGGCGACCACAACCTGCAGACGACCGCCGACGGAGCGACCCCTCAGGAATTCCGCATCGCAGGCCGTCGCGGCAACGGATACAACCGGCGAACCAGCGAGAACGACATCATGATTCTCATTCTGGATCGGGACGCCTTTATTaatg ATGACGTTCGCCCTGCGTGTCTCCCTTTCAATGACCCGAACAGAGATTACCTGAACAGGAATCTGCTCGTGGTTGGCTGGGGGAGGACGGCATTCG AGAACCGCAGGACGTCGCCGGTGCCCAATGAGGCTTACGTGCCCGTTGTGGACACAAATCAATGCAGAGTATATTACCGCAACGTCGAGACCCGGCCTGTGGTGGACAGTCGGCATATCTGCGCTGGAACAGGAGGGCAGGACGCGTGCAAT GGTGACAGCGGAGGCCCTCTGCTCTACGTGGACAACTCCAGTGATCAGTATTACGTCGTCGGGGTTGTGTCCTTTGGGGTGAAGTGTGCCTTGCCCGAGTTCCCTGGCGTCTACACAAAAGTCGGCCATTTCTTAGGCTGGATCAGAAACGTGGTCGAGAGTACGTAA